The genomic segment AACCTCGTCGCCGCGCAGCGCCTGGTGGCCGCCATGCACCGCCATGACGTGACGCGCATGGTGTTCTCGTCCACCGCGGCGACCTACGGGACGCCGGCGGTGATGCCCATCGTCGAGAGCACCCCCACCGTTCCCACCAATCCCTACGGGGAGACCAAGCTCGCCGTCGAGCGCATGCTCGGCTGGTGCGAGGCGCCCTGCGGCATACGCTCGGTGAGCCTGCGCTACTTCAATGCGGCGGGAGCGCATCCGGTTCGCGACCTCGGGGAAGACCATCGCCCCGAGACCCACCTCATTCCCATCGTGCTCCAGGTCGCCCTCAGACAGCGCCCCCACGTCACGGTGTACGGCGACGACTATGACACGCCCGACGGCACGTGCGTCCGCGACTACGTTCACGTGGTCGACCTGGCCGACGCCCACGTGCTCGCGCTCGAGCGGCTGCGTGCGGGTGGCCCCTCCACGGTGTACAACCTCGGCAGCGGGAAGGGGTTCAGCGTGCGTGAGGTGATCGACTCCGCCCGCACGGTCACGGGCGTTCCCATCGCCGTCGAGACGGGCGCGCGTCGCCCGGGCGACCCGCCTTCACTGGTGGCCTCGGCAGATCGAGCCTGCGCAGAGCTCGGCTGGCAGCCGCGCTTCACCAGGCTCGACGACATCATCCGGTCGGCATGGCGCTGGCACCGCACCCACCCAGAGGGATACCGAACAAGGGTGAAGCAGG from the Pseudomonadota bacterium genome contains:
- the galE gene encoding UDP-glucose 4-epimerase GalE; its protein translation is MAILVTGGAGYIGSHAVAALLERGEEVVVVDDLRTGHREALLTDRFYEGDICDDGLLDRIFTEQRVEAVMHFAALSVVGDSVREPLAYYANNLVAAQRLVAAMHRHDVTRMVFSSTAATYGTPAVMPIVESTPTVPTNPYGETKLAVERMLGWCEAPCGIRSVSLRYFNAAGAHPVRDLGEDHRPETHLIPIVLQVALRQRPHVTVYGDDYDTPDGTCVRDYVHVVDLADAHVLALERLRAGGPSTVYNLGSGKGFSVREVIDSARTVTGVPIAVETGARRPGDPPSLVASADRACAELGWQPRFTRLDDIIRSAWRWHRTHPEGYRTRVKQGA